Proteins encoded together in one Canis aureus isolate CA01 chromosome 21, VMU_Caureus_v.1.0, whole genome shotgun sequence window:
- the DGKZ gene encoding diacylglycerol kinase zeta isoform X5, with product METFFRRRFQRKEPGPGEGQRRPSSVGLPTGKARRRSPAGQASSLLAQRRRSSAQLQGCLLSCGVGARGASRRRSSTAPPACNPRFVVNEVPTAQPATVGAQLLSTPLLLAGLIGMNEEEASREEDVTVAALSATQLGARRLGPSLHRGTLLPVPGCLRRRRRASSHLLPADVVYDCALWGLHGYYRRLSQQRAPGPHPGLGGRRASGTAAGALLPARVRPLSRRRQVALRRKSAGPQTWSALLAKAITKSGLQHLAPPPPTPGALCSEPERQIRSTVDWSESATYGEHIWFETNVSGDFCYVGEQYCVAKMLQKSVSRRKCAACKIVVHTPCIEQLEKINFRCKPSFRESGSRNIREPTFVRHHWVHRRRQDGKCRHCGKGFQQKFTFHSKEIVAISCSWCKQAYHSKVSCFMLQQIEEPCSLGVHAAVVIPPTWILRARRPQNTLKASKKKKRASFKRKSSKKGPEEGRWRPFIIRPTPSPLMKPLLVFVNPKSGGNQGAKIIQSFLWYLNPRQVFDLSQGGPKEALEMYRKVHNLRILACGGDGTVGWILSTLDQLRLKPPPPVAILPLGTGNDLARTLNWGGGYTDEPVSKILSHVEEGNVVQLDRWDLRAEPNPDAGPEERDEGATDRLPLDVFNNYFSLGFDAHVTLEFHESREANPEKFNSRFRNKMFYAGTAFSDFLMGSSKDLAKHIRVVCDGTDLTPKIQDLKPQCIVFLNIPRYCAGTMPWGHPGEHHDFEPQRHDDGYLEVIGFTMTSLAALQVGGHGERLTQCREVVLTTSKAIPVQVDGEPCKLAASRIRIALRNQATMVQKAKRRSAAPLHSDQQPVPEQLRIQVSRVSMHDYEALHYDKEQLKEASVPLGTVVVPGDSDLELCRAHIERLQQQEPEGAGAKSPTCQKLSPKWCFLDATTASRFYRIDRAQEHLNYVTEIAQDEIYILDPELLGASARPDLPTPTSPLPTSPCSPTLRSLPGDAVPPKGEELIEAAKRNNFCKLQELHRAGGDLMHRDEQSRTLLHHAVSTGSKEVVRYLLDHVGRRVCTRRQPWASAPSATTSWRLGPLS from the exons ATGGAGACCTTCTTTAGGAGACGCTTCCAGAGGAAGGAGccaggccccggggaggggcAGCGGCGGCCCAGCAGCGTGGGGCTGCCCACAGGCAAGGCCCGGCGCCGCTCCCCTGCTGGACAGGCCTCCTCCTTGCTGGCACAGCGGCGCCGCTCCAGTGCACAGCTCCAGGGCTGCCTCCTGAGCTGCGGGGTGGGGGCCCGGGGTGCCAGCCGCCGGCGCTCCAGCACCGCACCTCCTGCCTGCAACCCCCGCTTCGTCGTGAATGAGGTGCCCACCGCACAGCCTGCCACTGTTGGGGCGCAGCTTCTCAGCACACCCTTGCTGTTGGCTGGGCTCATAGGCATGAATGAGGAGGAGGCGTCTCGGGAGGAGGACGTGACAGTTGCGGCATTGAGTGCCACCCAGCTGGGCGCCAGGAGACTGGGCCCCTCCTTGCACCGGGGCACCCTCCTGCCTGTGCCTGGCTGTCTGCGCCGGCGGCGCCGAgcctcctcccacctgctcccTGCTGACGTGGTGTATGACTGTGCCCTCTGGGGCCTGCACGGTTACTATCGACGCCTCAGCCAGCAGCGGGCCCCAGGCCCACACCCCGGCCTTGGGGGCCGAAGAGCCTCAGGCACCGCAGCTGGCGCTCTGCTGCCTGCCCGCGTGCGCCCGCTGTCCCGCAGGCGACAGGTAGCCCTACGGCGCAAGTCGGCGGGACCCCAGACCTGGAGTGCCCTGCTTGC GAAAGCCATCACCAAGTCGGGCCTCCAGCACCTggcaccccctcctcccactcctggggCCCTGTGCAGTGAGCCAGAGCGGCAGATCCGGAGCACTGTGGACTGGAGT GAATCCGCGACGTATGGGGAACACATCTGGTTCGAGACCAACGTGTCGGGGGACTTCTGCTATGTTGGGGAGCAGTACTGTGTAGCTAAGATGCTG CAGAAGTCAGTGTCCCGGAGAAAGTGTGCAGCCTGCAAGATCGTGGTGCACACCCCCTGCATCGAGCAGCTAGAGAAG ATAAATTTCCGCTGTAAACCATCCTTCCGTGAATCAGGCTCCAGGAACATCCGTGAG CCAACCTTCGTGCGGCACCACTGGGTACACAGACGACGTCAGGATGGCAAGTGTCGGCACTGTGGGAAG GGCTTCCAGCAGAAGTTCACCTTCCACAGCAAGGAGATTGTGGCCATCAGTTGCTCCTGGTGCAAGCAAGCG TACCACAGCAAGGTGTCCTGCTTCATGCTGCAGCAGATAGAGGAGCCGTGCTCCCTGGGTGTCCACGCTGCTGTGGTCATCCCGCCCACCTGGATCCTCCGTGCCCGCAGGCCCCAG AATACCCTCAAGgcaagcaagaagaaaaagagagcatcCTTCAAGAGGAAATCGAGCAAGAAAGGGCCAGAG GAGGGCCGCTGGAGACCCTTCATCATCAGGCCCACCCCGTCACCCCTCATGAAGCCCCTGCTGGTGTTTGTGAACCCCAAGAGTGGAGGCAACCAG GGCGCTAAGATCATCCAGTCCTTCCTGTGGTATCTCAACCCCCGCCAAGTCTTTGACCTGAGCCAGGGCGGGCCCAAGGAGGC GCTGGAGATGTACCGCAAAGTGCACAACCTGCGGATCCTGGCGTGTGGAGGTGATGGCACG GTTGGCTGGATCCTCTCCACTCTGGACCAGCTGCGCCTAAAGCCACCACCACCCGTCGCCATCCTGCCCCTGGGCACTGGCAATGACTTGGCCCGTACCCTCAACTGGGGTGGG GGTTACACGGATGAGCCCGTGTCCAAGATCCTGTCGCATGTGGAGGAGGGGAATGTGGTGCAGCTAGACCGCTGGGACCTCCGTGCTGAGCCCAATCCTGATGCGGGGCCTGAGGAGCGGGACGAGGGCGCCACTGACCGG CTGCCCCTGGATGTCTTCAACAACTACTTCAGCCTGGGCTTTGATGCCCACGTCACCCTGGAGTTTCATGAGTCTCGAG AGGCCAACCCGGAGAAATTCAACAGCCGCTTTCGGAATAAGATGTTCTATGCCGGG acAGCCTTCTCCGACTTCCTGATGGGCAGCTCCAAGGACTTGGCCAAGCACATCCGAGTGGTG TGTGACGGAACTGACCTGACCCCCAAGATTCAGGACCTGAAACCCCAGTGCATTGTTTTCCTGAATATCCCCAG GTACTGCGCAGGCACCATGCCctggggccaccctggggagCACCATGACTTTGAGCCCCAGCGGCATGATGATGGCTACCTCGAGGTCATTGGCTTTACCATGACGTCCCTG GCAGCACTGCAGGTGGGTGGGCACGGCGAGCGGTTGACGCAGTGCCGCGAGGTGGTGCTCACTACGTCCAAGGCCATCCCGGTGCAGGTGGATGGCGAGCCCTGCAAGCTCGCAGCCTCGCGCATCCGCATCGCCCTGCGCAACCAGGCCACCATGGTGCAGAAGGCCAAGCGGCGGAGTGCCGCCCCCCTGCATAGCGA CCAGCAGCCTGTGCCTGAGCAGCTGCGGATCCAGGTGAGCCGAGTCAGCATGCACGACTACGAGGCCCTGCATTACGACAAGGAGCAGCTCAAGGAGGCCT CCGTGCCACTGGGCACCGTGGTGGTCCCGGGAGACAGCGACCTAGAGCTCTGCCGTGCCCACATCGAGAGGCTCCAGCAG CAGGAGCCCGAAGGTGCTGGAGCCAAGTCCCCCACCTGCCAGAAACTGTCCCCCAAGTGGTGCTTCCTAGATG CCACCACTGCCAGCCGCTTCTACAGGATCGACCGGGCCCAG GAACACCTCAACTACGTGACCGAGATTGCACAGGACGAGATTTATATCTTGGACCCAGAGCTGCTGGGGGCATCTGCCCGGCCTGACCTCCCAACCCccacttcccctctccccacctccccctgctcacccACGCTCCG GTCACTGCCAGGGGACGCGGTGCCCCCCAAAG GTGAAGAGCTGATTGAGGCGGCCAAGAGGAACAACTTCTGTAAG cTCCAGGAGCTGCACCGAGCGGGGGGTGACCTCATGCACCGGGACGAGCAGAGCCGCACGCTCCTGCACCACGCGGTCAGCACAGGCAGCAAGGAAGTGGTCCGCTACCTGCTGGACCACG TGGGGAGACGTGTCTGCACCAGGCGGCAGCCCTGGGCCAGCGCACCATCTGCCACTACATCGTGGAGGCTGGGGCCTCTCTCATGA
- the DGKZ gene encoding diacylglycerol kinase zeta isoform X9: protein MAEGPGGGGPRGDGAGGRAAEEEVVRRRCRRGEEAEVSQPRPEGPRGLAAVPPVEERFRQMHLHKQVSYRKAITKSGLQHLAPPPPTPGALCSEPERQIRSTVDWSESATYGEHIWFETNVSGDFCYVGEQYCVAKMLKSVSRRKCAACKIVVHTPCIEQLEKINFRCKPSFRESGSRNIREPTFVRHHWVHRRRQDGKCRHCGKGFQQKFTFHSKEIVAISCSWCKQAYHSKVSCFMLQQIEEPCSLGVHAAVVIPPTWILRARRPQNTLKASKKKKRASFKRKSSKKGPEEGRWRPFIIRPTPSPLMKPLLVFVNPKSGGNQGAKIIQSFLWYLNPRQVFDLSQGGPKEALEMYRKVHNLRILACGGDGTVGWILSTLDQLRLKPPPPVAILPLGTGNDLARTLNWGGGYTDEPVSKILSHVEEGNVVQLDRWDLRAEPNPDAGPEERDEGATDRLPLDVFNNYFSLGFDAHVTLEFHESREANPEKFNSRFRNKMFYAGTAFSDFLMGSSKDLAKHIRVVCDGTDLTPKIQDLKPQCIVFLNIPRYCAGTMPWGHPGEHHDFEPQRHDDGYLEVIGFTMTSLAALQVGGHGERLTQCREVVLTTSKAIPVQVDGEPCKLAASRIRIALRNQATMVQKAKRRSAAPLHSDQQPVPEQLRIQVSRVSMHDYEALHYDKEQLKEASVPLGTVVVPGDSDLELCRAHIERLQQEPEGAGAKSPTCQKLSPKWCFLDATTASRFYRIDRAQEHLNYVTEIAQDEIYILDPELLGASARPDLPTPTSPLPTSPCSPTLRSLPGDAVPPKGEELIEAAKRNNFCKLQELHRAGGDLMHRDEQSRTLLHHAVSTGSKEVVRYLLDHAPPEILDAVEENGETCLHQAAALGQRTICHYIVEAGASLMKTDQQGDTPRQRAEKAQDTELAAYLENRQHYQMIQREDQETAV from the exons GAAAGCCATCACCAAGTCGGGCCTCCAGCACCTggcaccccctcctcccactcctggggCCCTGTGCAGTGAGCCAGAGCGGCAGATCCGGAGCACTGTGGACTGGAGT GAATCCGCGACGTATGGGGAACACATCTGGTTCGAGACCAACGTGTCGGGGGACTTCTGCTATGTTGGGGAGCAGTACTGTGTAGCTAAGATGCTG AAGTCAGTGTCCCGGAGAAAGTGTGCAGCCTGCAAGATCGTGGTGCACACCCCCTGCATCGAGCAGCTAGAGAAG ATAAATTTCCGCTGTAAACCATCCTTCCGTGAATCAGGCTCCAGGAACATCCGTGAG CCAACCTTCGTGCGGCACCACTGGGTACACAGACGACGTCAGGATGGCAAGTGTCGGCACTGTGGGAAG GGCTTCCAGCAGAAGTTCACCTTCCACAGCAAGGAGATTGTGGCCATCAGTTGCTCCTGGTGCAAGCAAGCG TACCACAGCAAGGTGTCCTGCTTCATGCTGCAGCAGATAGAGGAGCCGTGCTCCCTGGGTGTCCACGCTGCTGTGGTCATCCCGCCCACCTGGATCCTCCGTGCCCGCAGGCCCCAG AATACCCTCAAGgcaagcaagaagaaaaagagagcatcCTTCAAGAGGAAATCGAGCAAGAAAGGGCCAGAG GAGGGCCGCTGGAGACCCTTCATCATCAGGCCCACCCCGTCACCCCTCATGAAGCCCCTGCTGGTGTTTGTGAACCCCAAGAGTGGAGGCAACCAG GGCGCTAAGATCATCCAGTCCTTCCTGTGGTATCTCAACCCCCGCCAAGTCTTTGACCTGAGCCAGGGCGGGCCCAAGGAGGC GCTGGAGATGTACCGCAAAGTGCACAACCTGCGGATCCTGGCGTGTGGAGGTGATGGCACG GTTGGCTGGATCCTCTCCACTCTGGACCAGCTGCGCCTAAAGCCACCACCACCCGTCGCCATCCTGCCCCTGGGCACTGGCAATGACTTGGCCCGTACCCTCAACTGGGGTGGG GGTTACACGGATGAGCCCGTGTCCAAGATCCTGTCGCATGTGGAGGAGGGGAATGTGGTGCAGCTAGACCGCTGGGACCTCCGTGCTGAGCCCAATCCTGATGCGGGGCCTGAGGAGCGGGACGAGGGCGCCACTGACCGG CTGCCCCTGGATGTCTTCAACAACTACTTCAGCCTGGGCTTTGATGCCCACGTCACCCTGGAGTTTCATGAGTCTCGAG AGGCCAACCCGGAGAAATTCAACAGCCGCTTTCGGAATAAGATGTTCTATGCCGGG acAGCCTTCTCCGACTTCCTGATGGGCAGCTCCAAGGACTTGGCCAAGCACATCCGAGTGGTG TGTGACGGAACTGACCTGACCCCCAAGATTCAGGACCTGAAACCCCAGTGCATTGTTTTCCTGAATATCCCCAG GTACTGCGCAGGCACCATGCCctggggccaccctggggagCACCATGACTTTGAGCCCCAGCGGCATGATGATGGCTACCTCGAGGTCATTGGCTTTACCATGACGTCCCTG GCAGCACTGCAGGTGGGTGGGCACGGCGAGCGGTTGACGCAGTGCCGCGAGGTGGTGCTCACTACGTCCAAGGCCATCCCGGTGCAGGTGGATGGCGAGCCCTGCAAGCTCGCAGCCTCGCGCATCCGCATCGCCCTGCGCAACCAGGCCACCATGGTGCAGAAGGCCAAGCGGCGGAGTGCCGCCCCCCTGCATAGCGA CCAGCAGCCTGTGCCTGAGCAGCTGCGGATCCAGGTGAGCCGAGTCAGCATGCACGACTACGAGGCCCTGCATTACGACAAGGAGCAGCTCAAGGAGGCCT CCGTGCCACTGGGCACCGTGGTGGTCCCGGGAGACAGCGACCTAGAGCTCTGCCGTGCCCACATCGAGAGGCTCCAGCAG GAGCCCGAAGGTGCTGGAGCCAAGTCCCCCACCTGCCAGAAACTGTCCCCCAAGTGGTGCTTCCTAGATG CCACCACTGCCAGCCGCTTCTACAGGATCGACCGGGCCCAG GAACACCTCAACTACGTGACCGAGATTGCACAGGACGAGATTTATATCTTGGACCCAGAGCTGCTGGGGGCATCTGCCCGGCCTGACCTCCCAACCCccacttcccctctccccacctccccctgctcacccACGCTCCG GTCACTGCCAGGGGACGCGGTGCCCCCCAAAG GTGAAGAGCTGATTGAGGCGGCCAAGAGGAACAACTTCTGTAAG cTCCAGGAGCTGCACCGAGCGGGGGGTGACCTCATGCACCGGGACGAGCAGAGCCGCACGCTCCTGCACCACGCGGTCAGCACAGGCAGCAAGGAAGTGGTCCGCTACCTGCTGGACCACG ccCCCCCAGAGATCCTTGATGCTGTGGAGGAGAA TGGGGAGACGTGTCTGCACCAGGCGGCAGCCCTGGGCCAGCGCACCATCTGCCACTACATCGTGGAGGCTGGGGCCTCTCTCATGAAGACAGACCAGCAG GGCGACACTCCCCGGCAGCGGGCCGAGAAGGCTCAGGACACGGAGCTGGCCGCCTACCTGGAGAACCGGCAGCACTACCAGATGATCCAGCGGGAGGACCAAGAGACGGCCGTGTAG
- the DGKZ gene encoding diacylglycerol kinase zeta isoform X2: protein METFFRRRFQRKEPGPGEGQRRPSSVGLPTGKARRRSPAGQASSLLAQRRRSSAQLQGCLLSCGVGARGASRRRSSTAPPACNPRFVVNEVPTAQPATVGAQLLSTPLLLAGLIGMNEEEASREEDVTVAALSATQLGARRLGPSLHRGTLLPVPGCLRRRRRASSHLLPADVVYDCALWGLHGYYRRLSQQRAPGPHPGLGGRRASGTAAGALLPARVRPLSRRRQVALRRKSAGPQTWSALLAKAITKSGLQHLAPPPPTPGALCSEPERQIRSTVDWSESATYGEHIWFETNVSGDFCYVGEQYCVAKMLQKSVSRRKCAACKIVVHTPCIEQLEKINFRCKPSFRESGSRNIREPTFVRHHWVHRRRQDGKCRHCGKGFQQKFTFHSKEIVAISCSWCKQAYHSKVSCFMLQQIEEPCSLGVHAAVVIPPTWILRARRPQNTLKASKKKKRASFKRKSSKKGPEEGRWRPFIIRPTPSPLMKPLLVFVNPKSGGNQGAKIIQSFLWYLNPRQVFDLSQGGPKEALEMYRKVHNLRILACGGDGTVGWILSTLDQLRLKPPPPVAILPLGTGNDLARTLNWGGGYTDEPVSKILSHVEEGNVVQLDRWDLRAEPNPDAGPEERDEGATDRLPLDVFNNYFSLGFDAHVTLEFHESREANPEKFNSRFRNKMFYAGTAFSDFLMGSSKDLAKHIRVVCDGTDLTPKIQDLKPQCIVFLNIPRYCAGTMPWGHPGEHHDFEPQRHDDGYLEVIGFTMTSLAALQVGGHGERLTQCREVVLTTSKAIPVQVDGEPCKLAASRIRIALRNQATMVQKAKRRSAAPLHSDQQPVPEQLRIQVSRVSMHDYEALHYDKEQLKEASVPLGTVVVPGDSDLELCRAHIERLQQEPEGAGAKSPTCQKLSPKWCFLDATTASRFYRIDRAQEHLNYVTEIAQDEIYILDPELLGASARPDLPTPTSPLPTSPCSPTLRSLPGDAVPPKGEELIEAAKRNNFCKLQELHRAGGDLMHRDEQSRTLLHHAVSTGSKEVVRYLLDHAPPEILDAVEENGETCLHQAAALGQRTICHYIVEAGASLMKTDQQGDTPRQRAEKAQDTELAAYLENRQHYQMIQREDQETAV, encoded by the exons ATGGAGACCTTCTTTAGGAGACGCTTCCAGAGGAAGGAGccaggccccggggaggggcAGCGGCGGCCCAGCAGCGTGGGGCTGCCCACAGGCAAGGCCCGGCGCCGCTCCCCTGCTGGACAGGCCTCCTCCTTGCTGGCACAGCGGCGCCGCTCCAGTGCACAGCTCCAGGGCTGCCTCCTGAGCTGCGGGGTGGGGGCCCGGGGTGCCAGCCGCCGGCGCTCCAGCACCGCACCTCCTGCCTGCAACCCCCGCTTCGTCGTGAATGAGGTGCCCACCGCACAGCCTGCCACTGTTGGGGCGCAGCTTCTCAGCACACCCTTGCTGTTGGCTGGGCTCATAGGCATGAATGAGGAGGAGGCGTCTCGGGAGGAGGACGTGACAGTTGCGGCATTGAGTGCCACCCAGCTGGGCGCCAGGAGACTGGGCCCCTCCTTGCACCGGGGCACCCTCCTGCCTGTGCCTGGCTGTCTGCGCCGGCGGCGCCGAgcctcctcccacctgctcccTGCTGACGTGGTGTATGACTGTGCCCTCTGGGGCCTGCACGGTTACTATCGACGCCTCAGCCAGCAGCGGGCCCCAGGCCCACACCCCGGCCTTGGGGGCCGAAGAGCCTCAGGCACCGCAGCTGGCGCTCTGCTGCCTGCCCGCGTGCGCCCGCTGTCCCGCAGGCGACAGGTAGCCCTACGGCGCAAGTCGGCGGGACCCCAGACCTGGAGTGCCCTGCTTGC GAAAGCCATCACCAAGTCGGGCCTCCAGCACCTggcaccccctcctcccactcctggggCCCTGTGCAGTGAGCCAGAGCGGCAGATCCGGAGCACTGTGGACTGGAGT GAATCCGCGACGTATGGGGAACACATCTGGTTCGAGACCAACGTGTCGGGGGACTTCTGCTATGTTGGGGAGCAGTACTGTGTAGCTAAGATGCTG CAGAAGTCAGTGTCCCGGAGAAAGTGTGCAGCCTGCAAGATCGTGGTGCACACCCCCTGCATCGAGCAGCTAGAGAAG ATAAATTTCCGCTGTAAACCATCCTTCCGTGAATCAGGCTCCAGGAACATCCGTGAG CCAACCTTCGTGCGGCACCACTGGGTACACAGACGACGTCAGGATGGCAAGTGTCGGCACTGTGGGAAG GGCTTCCAGCAGAAGTTCACCTTCCACAGCAAGGAGATTGTGGCCATCAGTTGCTCCTGGTGCAAGCAAGCG TACCACAGCAAGGTGTCCTGCTTCATGCTGCAGCAGATAGAGGAGCCGTGCTCCCTGGGTGTCCACGCTGCTGTGGTCATCCCGCCCACCTGGATCCTCCGTGCCCGCAGGCCCCAG AATACCCTCAAGgcaagcaagaagaaaaagagagcatcCTTCAAGAGGAAATCGAGCAAGAAAGGGCCAGAG GAGGGCCGCTGGAGACCCTTCATCATCAGGCCCACCCCGTCACCCCTCATGAAGCCCCTGCTGGTGTTTGTGAACCCCAAGAGTGGAGGCAACCAG GGCGCTAAGATCATCCAGTCCTTCCTGTGGTATCTCAACCCCCGCCAAGTCTTTGACCTGAGCCAGGGCGGGCCCAAGGAGGC GCTGGAGATGTACCGCAAAGTGCACAACCTGCGGATCCTGGCGTGTGGAGGTGATGGCACG GTTGGCTGGATCCTCTCCACTCTGGACCAGCTGCGCCTAAAGCCACCACCACCCGTCGCCATCCTGCCCCTGGGCACTGGCAATGACTTGGCCCGTACCCTCAACTGGGGTGGG GGTTACACGGATGAGCCCGTGTCCAAGATCCTGTCGCATGTGGAGGAGGGGAATGTGGTGCAGCTAGACCGCTGGGACCTCCGTGCTGAGCCCAATCCTGATGCGGGGCCTGAGGAGCGGGACGAGGGCGCCACTGACCGG CTGCCCCTGGATGTCTTCAACAACTACTTCAGCCTGGGCTTTGATGCCCACGTCACCCTGGAGTTTCATGAGTCTCGAG AGGCCAACCCGGAGAAATTCAACAGCCGCTTTCGGAATAAGATGTTCTATGCCGGG acAGCCTTCTCCGACTTCCTGATGGGCAGCTCCAAGGACTTGGCCAAGCACATCCGAGTGGTG TGTGACGGAACTGACCTGACCCCCAAGATTCAGGACCTGAAACCCCAGTGCATTGTTTTCCTGAATATCCCCAG GTACTGCGCAGGCACCATGCCctggggccaccctggggagCACCATGACTTTGAGCCCCAGCGGCATGATGATGGCTACCTCGAGGTCATTGGCTTTACCATGACGTCCCTG GCAGCACTGCAGGTGGGTGGGCACGGCGAGCGGTTGACGCAGTGCCGCGAGGTGGTGCTCACTACGTCCAAGGCCATCCCGGTGCAGGTGGATGGCGAGCCCTGCAAGCTCGCAGCCTCGCGCATCCGCATCGCCCTGCGCAACCAGGCCACCATGGTGCAGAAGGCCAAGCGGCGGAGTGCCGCCCCCCTGCATAGCGA CCAGCAGCCTGTGCCTGAGCAGCTGCGGATCCAGGTGAGCCGAGTCAGCATGCACGACTACGAGGCCCTGCATTACGACAAGGAGCAGCTCAAGGAGGCCT CCGTGCCACTGGGCACCGTGGTGGTCCCGGGAGACAGCGACCTAGAGCTCTGCCGTGCCCACATCGAGAGGCTCCAGCAG GAGCCCGAAGGTGCTGGAGCCAAGTCCCCCACCTGCCAGAAACTGTCCCCCAAGTGGTGCTTCCTAGATG CCACCACTGCCAGCCGCTTCTACAGGATCGACCGGGCCCAG GAACACCTCAACTACGTGACCGAGATTGCACAGGACGAGATTTATATCTTGGACCCAGAGCTGCTGGGGGCATCTGCCCGGCCTGACCTCCCAACCCccacttcccctctccccacctccccctgctcacccACGCTCCG GTCACTGCCAGGGGACGCGGTGCCCCCCAAAG GTGAAGAGCTGATTGAGGCGGCCAAGAGGAACAACTTCTGTAAG cTCCAGGAGCTGCACCGAGCGGGGGGTGACCTCATGCACCGGGACGAGCAGAGCCGCACGCTCCTGCACCACGCGGTCAGCACAGGCAGCAAGGAAGTGGTCCGCTACCTGCTGGACCACG ccCCCCCAGAGATCCTTGATGCTGTGGAGGAGAA TGGGGAGACGTGTCTGCACCAGGCGGCAGCCCTGGGCCAGCGCACCATCTGCCACTACATCGTGGAGGCTGGGGCCTCTCTCATGAAGACAGACCAGCAG GGCGACACTCCCCGGCAGCGGGCCGAGAAGGCTCAGGACACGGAGCTGGCCGCCTACCTGGAGAACCGGCAGCACTACCAGATGATCCAGCGGGAGGACCAAGAGACGGCCGTGTAG